In Zingiber officinale cultivar Zhangliang chromosome 6A, Zo_v1.1, whole genome shotgun sequence, a single genomic region encodes these proteins:
- the LOC121994963 gene encoding U-box domain-containing protein 4-like: MLVEQLSAGSQEVKAVVARELRLMAKTGKENRSFVAEGGAIPALYRLFRSTNPVGQENALTAILNISIHDENKRKIMEENGCLELIVYVLRYGLTTEARENAAATLFSLSAVHDFKKMIMDEHGAVVALVDLLMQGSPRGKKDAVMALFNLSTHPESWSQMLNMGVVSALAGALRDEIVAEEAAGALTLLMRHHILAQTIASEDTAITNLVGLMKRGTPKAKENAIAALQEMCRRGELNVIQNVAKMPMFSGLIQTILL; encoded by the coding sequence ATGCTAGTAGAACAATTATCAGCTGGTTCGCAAGAAGTGAAGGCTGTCGTAGCCCGTGAACTCCGATTAATGGCAAAAACTGGGAAGGAGAATAGGTCTTTCGTTGCAGAGGGTGGAGCAATCCCAGCTCTCTACCGGCTTTTCCGGTCTACAAATCCAGTTGGTCAAGAGAATGCCCTGACTGCAATATTGAACATATctattcatgatgaaaacaagagaaAGATTATGGAGGAGAATGGTTGTTTGGAATTAATAGTATATGTTCTGAGATATGGGTTAACTACTGAGGCAAGGGAGAATGCAGCTGCTACATTGTTCAGCCTCTCTGCTGTCCATGACTTCAAGAAGATGATTATGGATGAGCATGGTGCTGTTGTAGCACTAGTTGATTTGCTGATGCAGGGAAGCCCAAGGGGAAAGAAAGATGCAGTGATGGCCTTGTTTAATCTTTCGACCCATCCTGAGAGCTGGTCCCAAATGTTGAATATGGGAGTAGTTTCAGCCCTGGCGGGAGCTTTGAGAGATGAAATTGTTGCTGAGGAGGCTGCTGGAGCTCTGACATTGCTTATGAGGCATCACATTCTGGCGCAGACAATTGCAAGTGAGGATACTGCAATCACAAATCTGGTAGGGTTAATGAAAAGGGGCACCCCTAAGGCAAAGGAGAATGCAATTGCAGCTTTGCAAGAAATGTGCAGACGTGGAGAACTAAATGTGATACAGAATGTAGCTAAGATGCCAATGTTTAGTGGTTTAATTCAGACCATCTTGCTCTGA